The Hyperthermus butylicus DSM 5456 genome includes a region encoding these proteins:
- the cas10 gene encoding type III-B CRISPR-associated protein Cas10/Cmr2 codes for MSRLHMVKLAALLHDPAWKPWIVASAFPGKTGTVGRVLAKVAGKSAPAGELVKVEECEELMKKMKTYTIEADAHQLDAAAAAVAILDGLRDAPIIEKLILDEKGVVAEADKLAASLDRWVLTYKHREARDVKVDVGDVAYANPLDPRFKMPESMRSIDAGVVCRYVMKLKQLYGDARELPYPLLYNLFYLLLEPLWYEVCRACIPLADTRTPTHTVFDHVYATAAMVNWLYPGGGKPGGFLVKVDVAGIQGFISASRKTRDLWAGSWLVSALAWFTVSEAVMLLGGDIVLSPYNPANPFFMATVLEELRLAGSEYSGLVRFVEDKVERAYLWKGAANQPVIPGTIFLALPCIDEDDYERLRLEAEKLKTVSDDVFKLLEALRSCDGEKLRKYFIGRFWEGWRKVWCAAIESARVGRGCNIEKFAETIVDLGVTDLSPEAVREYLEASRNNPPMQLRIVVINIEDEYDRLLGWLREKKGKLSSLRVEEAAQKLLFTWLFTRALPEAEEREYAKSVSIDAGFAIAESLEEATSKPLKPEFHECSMCGRLPAIVHLADAAKVREFAERLGVPVVLFSEGESLCPYCLVRRLVSTSDAIRRIMNGLNLYYSLNPRQLYTRPPSTDELAAMDKLLAIVDALSKDEQLAAELRSFFCKDDNGRNACEYRGKYVSEIVERYAYTKAGQKAKEILGLLEAIYDKLLGEFGEEFPHMLIAGILASEQRCASHLAKSVAKIREKREERVGSEVQEKAREVCSLLAKLYSRADGVAGRYYAIVRGDGDYFGSRIIKGVLDFKSSRDYVEEMLKAIRDEGARSRLAPVYSEIATLLVDLMEEMKPETPSSGCKKGCKALPKPATLVTPTYYMALSRGQMITALYDAEIVAMLGGFPVYAGGDDVAALAPGYISKGRLENLIKGYATRATHIKDSIRADTGFVPALIALYTRKNYWGLLWAGRGFHRTPIGAVYPAPVAYGRSYGIYIVHYRDPFMAAWRSAGDLEEYKDVIAFTSPHGTTVSKDATFLAYGRVSSIAGVELGAVALPNMKPGAGKEKVITWGAAGRKPEEPEPVGWTLALSLDLASKVEEEDRVISRSLYSDFERECPLAMRIARKIVLTGSTDLQRIAESLLEMIIRRNTPERHRRKIEYITKLLKEVAMVAPAPAKLLEALECGQLRVEEAEKRLNGFSKLACLAPLPWQIVLAAYTISSGRR; via the coding sequence ATGTCTAGGCTTCACATGGTGAAGCTTGCAGCTCTACTCCACGACCCGGCCTGGAAGCCCTGGATTGTAGCTTCAGCCTTTCCCGGCAAAACAGGTACTGTAGGGAGAGTTCTGGCCAAGGTTGCGGGTAAGTCGGCTCCTGCAGGTGAGCTGGTGAAGGTAGAGGAGTGCGAAGAGCTTATGAAGAAGATGAAAACATATACTATTGAAGCTGATGCTCATCAGCTTGATGCTGCTGCGGCGGCAGTAGCTATACTGGATGGCTTGCGCGACGCCCCGATAATTGAGAAGCTTATCCTGGACGAGAAAGGAGTTGTTGCTGAGGCTGACAAGCTTGCGGCTAGCCTTGACCGCTGGGTGCTAACCTATAAGCATAGGGAGGCTAGAGACGTTAAGGTTGACGTTGGCGATGTGGCTTATGCTAACCCTCTAGACCCGCGGTTTAAGATGCCAGAATCGATGAGGAGTATAGATGCGGGAGTTGTGTGCAGGTATGTTATGAAGCTTAAGCAGCTCTACGGTGATGCGAGAGAGCTTCCTTACCCGCTGCTCTACAACCTGTTCTACCTGCTCCTAGAGCCCTTATGGTATGAGGTGTGTAGAGCTTGTATACCGTTGGCTGATACTAGGACTCCCACGCACACAGTGTTCGACCATGTCTATGCTACCGCGGCTATGGTCAACTGGCTCTACCCAGGTGGTGGTAAGCCCGGTGGCTTTCTTGTAAAGGTTGATGTGGCTGGTATTCAGGGCTTCATATCCGCCTCGAGGAAGACTCGCGACCTCTGGGCTGGCTCGTGGCTTGTATCGGCGCTCGCCTGGTTCACTGTTTCGGAGGCTGTTATGCTTCTGGGCGGCGACATAGTGTTGTCGCCCTACAACCCTGCGAACCCCTTCTTCATGGCAACGGTGCTCGAGGAACTCAGACTGGCAGGGAGCGAGTACAGCGGGCTTGTACGGTTTGTGGAGGATAAAGTGGAGAGGGCTTACCTCTGGAAGGGGGCTGCCAACCAGCCCGTAATACCTGGCACCATCTTCCTAGCCCTACCCTGCATCGACGAGGACGACTACGAGAGACTGCGCTTGGAGGCAGAGAAGCTGAAGACCGTCAGCGATGACGTCTTTAAGCTTCTTGAGGCGCTGAGGAGCTGCGACGGGGAAAAGCTGCGCAAATACTTCATTGGGAGGTTCTGGGAGGGGTGGAGAAAGGTATGGTGTGCAGCGATAGAGTCGGCAAGGGTGGGGAGAGGATGTAATATTGAGAAGTTCGCCGAGACCATAGTCGATCTAGGAGTTACGGATCTGAGCCCGGAGGCTGTTAGAGAGTACCTGGAGGCTTCGAGAAATAATCCCCCGATGCAGCTGCGTATAGTTGTTATCAACATAGAGGATGAATATGATAGGCTCCTAGGCTGGCTTAGAGAGAAGAAAGGGAAGCTTAGCAGCCTACGAGTGGAGGAGGCTGCACAGAAGCTTCTCTTCACATGGCTGTTCACGAGGGCCCTACCGGAGGCTGAGGAGCGGGAGTACGCTAAGAGCGTGAGCATAGATGCGGGATTCGCGATAGCTGAAAGCCTGGAGGAGGCCACTTCTAAGCCTTTGAAGCCTGAGTTCCACGAGTGTAGCATGTGCGGTAGGCTCCCAGCCATAGTACATCTAGCGGATGCAGCGAAGGTCAGAGAGTTCGCGGAAAGGCTTGGGGTTCCCGTGGTATTGTTCTCTGAGGGTGAGAGTCTCTGCCCCTACTGTCTGGTGAGGAGGCTCGTCTCGACAAGTGATGCCATTAGGAGGATTATGAACGGACTTAATCTCTACTACTCACTGAACCCCCGGCAGCTCTACACGAGGCCCCCGTCGACAGATGAGCTTGCTGCTATGGATAAGCTTTTAGCGATAGTCGACGCTCTAAGCAAGGATGAGCAGCTGGCCGCCGAGCTTCGAAGCTTCTTCTGCAAAGACGATAATGGCAGAAATGCCTGTGAGTATAGGGGTAAGTATGTGTCTGAGATCGTGGAGCGCTACGCGTACACGAAGGCAGGCCAGAAGGCCAAGGAGATACTAGGGCTCCTAGAGGCTATCTACGATAAGCTCCTGGGCGAGTTTGGTGAGGAGTTCCCACACATGCTCATAGCAGGCATACTGGCCAGCGAACAGCGCTGCGCAAGCCATCTCGCTAAGAGTGTGGCAAAAATCCGGGAGAAGAGGGAGGAAAGGGTTGGCAGTGAGGTGCAGGAGAAGGCTAGGGAGGTATGCAGCCTTCTAGCGAAGCTCTATAGTAGAGCTGATGGTGTTGCAGGGCGCTACTATGCTATTGTGAGGGGTGATGGCGACTACTTTGGCAGCAGGATTATCAAGGGCGTCTTAGACTTTAAGAGCTCCAGAGACTATGTTGAGGAGATGCTGAAAGCCATTAGGGATGAAGGGGCGCGAAGCCGCCTGGCCCCCGTATACTCTGAGATCGCCACATTACTCGTAGACCTCATGGAGGAAATGAAGCCGGAAACCCCCAGCTCAGGCTGCAAGAAGGGCTGCAAGGCTCTGCCAAAGCCTGCCACGCTGGTTACACCAACATACTATATGGCCCTGTCTAGGGGGCAGATGATTACCGCCCTTTACGACGCCGAGATAGTGGCAATGCTTGGCGGCTTCCCAGTGTATGCTGGCGGCGACGATGTCGCGGCTCTCGCGCCGGGCTACATAAGCAAAGGTAGACTAGAGAATCTCATAAAGGGCTATGCTACCAGGGCCACGCATATCAAGGACAGTATAAGGGCGGACACGGGCTTTGTGCCAGCACTCATAGCGCTCTACACCAGGAAGAACTACTGGGGACTACTGTGGGCTGGCAGGGGCTTCCACCGCACACCTATAGGGGCAGTGTACCCCGCCCCGGTTGCCTACGGTAGGAGCTATGGCATCTACATTGTCCACTACCGCGACCCATTCATGGCGGCTTGGAGGAGCGCTGGCGACCTTGAAGAGTACAAGGATGTAATTGCCTTCACAAGTCCACACGGCACCACAGTGTCTAAGGATGCAACCTTCCTAGCCTACGGGAGGGTGTCCAGTATAGCTGGCGTAGAGTTGGGTGCTGTAGCGCTACCCAACATGAAGCCTGGCGCAGGCAAGGAGAAGGTAATCACTTGGGGGGCTGCGGGCAGGAAGCCTGAGGAGCCGGAGCCGGTGGGGTGGACGCTGGCTCTCAGCCTCGATTTAGCTTCGAAGGTCGAAGAAGAGGACCGCGTTATCTCAAGAAGTCTCTACAGCGACTTCGAGAGGGAGTGCCCGCTAGCCATGCGTATAGCCCGGAAAATCGTACTCACCGGAAGCACCGACCTGCAAAGGATTGCGGAATCCCTGCTGGAAATGATTATCAGGCGGAACACGCCGGAGAGACATAGGAGGAAAATTGAATACATAACTAAGCTTCTCAAGGAGGTCGCTATGGTGGCGCCGGCGCCAGCTAAGCTTCTAGAAGCTCTTGAATGTGGCCAGCTAAGAGTCGAGGAGGCCGAGAAGAGGCTTAACGGGTTCAGCAAGCTTGCATGTCTTGCACCCCTGCCCTGGCAGATAGTCCTTGCAGCCTACACAATATCATCTGGGAGGAGGTGA
- a CDS encoding PUA domain-containing protein, with protein sequence MPRVRNPAIQEEDIQEDIRAPPQLDYDAGLLRELRRVYGGALSAALQAILEPPARYYVRVNVLRADPGTVLDEMRAQGLEVYADEELPEALWLPVRGPVEPRDTGCRLVVDKRAAESIMLGANVYAPGVVALDEACANPGAEVTVVSENGVPVANAVLAEDYRRAMEEGRGLVAVNVRPRYRVPSLRDTVWWRRGVIYEQSLPSMYASRILDPEPGAVIVDMCAAPGGKTSHIYELVRGEARIIAVDHSARKTERMRMELGRLGHTRIEVIRADSRYLDRILGSGVADYVLLDPPCTSLGVIPKIYDRKTLRDVANTAEYQRQFLRAAAKLLKPGGVLVYSTCTMTLMENEENTQYAIEKLGLNPEEPQYHRFSRGLNQAWYAQRSHPHVHRTTGYYIARLRKKP encoded by the coding sequence ATGCCCCGTGTGCGGAACCCCGCTATCCAGGAGGAGGACATCCAGGAGGACATCCGGGCGCCGCCCCAGCTAGACTATGATGCTGGGCTGCTGCGGGAGCTGCGCAGGGTCTACGGCGGAGCCCTAAGCGCGGCGCTCCAGGCGATACTGGAGCCCCCCGCCAGGTACTACGTCCGGGTAAACGTGCTCCGGGCTGACCCCGGCACGGTGCTCGACGAGATGAGGGCCCAGGGCCTGGAAGTCTATGCTGACGAGGAGCTGCCGGAGGCCCTGTGGCTCCCGGTCCGGGGGCCCGTGGAGCCCCGGGACACCGGGTGCAGGCTAGTGGTCGACAAGAGGGCCGCCGAGAGCATCATGCTGGGCGCGAACGTGTACGCCCCCGGCGTCGTAGCGCTGGACGAGGCGTGCGCCAACCCCGGAGCAGAGGTCACAGTAGTCTCGGAGAACGGCGTACCCGTCGCCAACGCCGTGCTAGCCGAGGACTACCGCCGTGCAATGGAGGAGGGGAGGGGCCTCGTAGCGGTCAACGTCCGGCCCCGCTACCGGGTGCCAAGCCTCCGGGACACCGTGTGGTGGCGCCGGGGCGTCATCTACGAGCAAAGCCTCCCCTCCATGTACGCGTCCAGGATCCTAGACCCGGAGCCCGGAGCAGTTATAGTGGACATGTGCGCAGCCCCCGGAGGCAAGACAAGCCACATCTACGAGCTAGTAAGGGGCGAGGCAAGGATCATCGCCGTAGACCACTCCGCCAGGAAGACCGAGAGGATGAGAATGGAGCTAGGCCGGCTCGGCCACACCCGCATAGAGGTCATACGGGCTGACTCCAGATACCTCGACCGCATCCTCGGCAGCGGGGTCGCCGACTACGTGCTCCTAGACCCCCCATGCACAAGCCTAGGCGTAATCCCCAAGATCTACGACCGTAAGACACTCCGAGACGTCGCCAACACCGCGGAGTACCAGCGCCAGTTCCTCCGCGCAGCAGCCAAGCTGCTCAAGCCAGGCGGAGTACTAGTCTACTCAACATGCACCATGACACTAATGGAGAACGAGGAAAACACACAATACGCCATAGAGAAGCTAGGCCTAAACCCGGAGGAACCACAATACCACAGGTTCAGCAGAGGCCTAAACCAGGCATGGTACGCACAGCGCAGCCACCCACACGTACACCGCACAACAGGCTACTACATAGCACGCCTACGCAAGAAACCATAA
- a CDS encoding NOB1 family endonuclease: MRAAGEDSPVPGGEEAEDALELVYVLDTTAFIARWPLYAPRGRMYTTSLVLGEVRDPSSREGLELALSLGRVEVRDPSPGSIRRVEKLAARHGLHVSLSRTDLSVLALALELAGEGRRVVVVTDDYSVQNLAALLGLEYRSLRTRGISRVEDYEAVCPACGYRSRRPGERVCPVCGTPLSRRRTSRRTSGRRPS, translated from the coding sequence GTGCGGGCCGCCGGTGAGGATAGCCCGGTACCGGGGGGTGAGGAGGCTGAGGACGCCCTGGAGCTAGTCTACGTGCTCGACACGACCGCGTTCATAGCCAGGTGGCCCCTCTACGCGCCGAGGGGCAGGATGTACACTACGAGCCTCGTCCTGGGCGAGGTCCGGGACCCGTCTAGCAGGGAGGGCCTGGAGCTGGCGCTGAGCCTCGGCAGGGTCGAGGTCCGCGACCCCTCCCCGGGGAGCATCCGCAGGGTGGAGAAGCTCGCGGCGCGGCACGGGCTCCACGTCTCGCTCAGCAGGACCGACCTCAGCGTCCTGGCACTGGCGCTCGAGCTGGCTGGGGAGGGCCGCCGTGTCGTGGTGGTCACTGACGACTATAGCGTCCAGAACCTGGCCGCGCTGCTCGGCCTGGAGTACCGGAGCCTCCGCACACGGGGTATAAGCAGGGTGGAGGACTACGAGGCTGTCTGCCCAGCGTGCGGCTACCGGTCCCGGAGGCCGGGTGAACGGGTATGCCCCGTGTGCGGAACCCCGCTATCCAGGAGGAGGACATCCAGGAGGACATCCGGGCGCCGCCCCAGCTAG
- a CDS encoding NAD(+)/NADH kinase, which yields MLRRVAIYARPDRREALELAREAYRRLREAGAEAFYDASIAGLVGGPSTDVRFDDVDGVVVIGGDGTLLRLLQLLGSKTPVLHLVRLGRKAFFFDEEPGEALDRIGDFVAGHFEVEQRVRLHVEVQGVPVYAFNEAAVLGSGSKILVVRVRAGDDTVYERLEGDGLIVATPMGSTAYSYSAGGPVLYLDLDAVVLTPVNPLDRRYGSVVVPGRPGVEVELIHATRPAKLIVDGVYEKLLSRGAVVRACLCGPPVRIARYRGVRRLRTPWS from the coding sequence TTGCTCCGCAGGGTCGCCATATACGCGAGGCCCGACCGTAGGGAGGCGCTGGAGCTGGCTAGAGAGGCTTACCGCCGCTTGAGGGAGGCGGGGGCGGAGGCCTTCTACGATGCCTCGATAGCCGGGCTGGTCGGGGGCCCCAGCACCGACGTGCGATTCGACGACGTGGACGGCGTCGTGGTGATTGGCGGTGACGGTACGCTGCTCCGGCTCCTCCAGCTCCTGGGCTCCAAGACGCCGGTGCTCCACCTGGTGAGGCTCGGCCGGAAGGCGTTCTTCTTCGACGAGGAGCCCGGAGAGGCCCTCGACAGGATCGGGGACTTCGTTGCGGGGCACTTTGAGGTCGAGCAGCGGGTGAGGCTCCACGTTGAGGTGCAGGGTGTGCCGGTCTACGCTTTCAACGAGGCCGCTGTGCTGGGGTCGGGCTCCAAGATACTGGTTGTGAGGGTTCGGGCCGGCGACGACACGGTGTATGAGAGGCTTGAGGGTGACGGCCTCATAGTTGCGACGCCTATGGGGAGCACCGCCTATAGCTACAGCGCGGGCGGCCCCGTCCTCTACCTCGACCTGGACGCGGTGGTGTTGACCCCGGTGAACCCCCTAGACCGGCGGTATGGGAGCGTGGTGGTTCCCGGGCGGCCGGGGGTGGAGGTAGAGCTTATACACGCGACCAGGCCGGCCAAGCTGATAGTGGATGGTGTCTACGAGAAGCTGCTGTCCCGCGGGGCCGTGGTGAGGGCTTGCCTGTGCGGGCCGCCGGTGAGGATAGCCCGGTACCGGGGGGTGAGGAGGCTGAGGACGCCCTGGAGCTAG
- a CDS encoding class I SAM-dependent methyltransferase, whose amino-acid sequence MATLRSNPGPPGNCTLLVTEPRCGETVRAELKKHGLRAKNLRPTSPPARARLPAFPVADTGSARMLREELLSACRGLAELIEAECLHVERVEPPVSYVLVGPVAIVSLDERVRGREREVAEQLLRIPGVRAVYGKEATEGEYRVQRLVHLAGERLEEVVYREHGLEIPIPLGRVYINPRLATEHMRVAEMTAADDTVLDMFAGWGGFPLVISKLGRARLVVANDANPWAIATLARALERNRGKLKTPIIPVMADAALLPELLRPVFTRIIMNLPHSSKQYLPAALKLCSPRGCTIHLYTVASSPEEAAEGITVGEVARIVKVLDYAPYKYIYRVDLKLEGREKNPSTIG is encoded by the coding sequence ATGGCGACCCTGCGGAGCAACCCAGGCCCACCAGGCAACTGCACGCTGCTAGTAACGGAGCCGAGATGCGGCGAGACCGTACGCGCCGAGCTGAAAAAGCATGGGCTACGGGCTAAGAACCTACGCCCCACCTCGCCGCCAGCCAGGGCCAGGCTACCAGCATTCCCCGTAGCGGATACAGGCTCCGCGAGGATGCTCAGGGAGGAGCTGCTATCAGCGTGCCGGGGCCTAGCCGAGCTCATCGAAGCCGAATGCCTCCACGTGGAGAGGGTGGAGCCGCCCGTCTCCTACGTCCTCGTAGGCCCGGTAGCCATCGTCTCGCTGGACGAGAGGGTGAGGGGCCGGGAGAGGGAGGTGGCAGAGCAGCTGCTCCGCATCCCCGGCGTCCGGGCCGTCTACGGTAAGGAGGCTACGGAGGGCGAGTACCGGGTCCAGCGCCTCGTACACCTCGCGGGCGAGAGGCTGGAAGAGGTTGTCTACCGCGAGCACGGCCTGGAGATCCCGATCCCCCTGGGCAGGGTCTACATCAACCCACGGCTAGCCACCGAGCACATGCGCGTCGCGGAGATGACAGCCGCGGACGACACCGTGCTGGACATGTTCGCCGGGTGGGGAGGCTTCCCACTAGTAATCAGCAAGCTGGGCAGGGCGAGGCTAGTAGTAGCGAACGACGCCAACCCCTGGGCCATAGCAACGCTTGCCAGGGCCCTGGAGAGGAACCGTGGGAAGCTGAAGACCCCGATAATCCCAGTGATGGCTGACGCGGCGCTGCTCCCAGAGCTGCTAAGGCCCGTGTTCACGAGGATAATCATGAACCTGCCACACAGCTCCAAGCAGTACCTACCCGCAGCACTGAAGCTCTGCAGCCCCAGGGGCTGCACCATCCACCTCTACACCGTGGCTTCGAGCCCCGAGGAGGCAGCTGAGGGGATCACGGTCGGCGAGGTAGCCAGGATCGTCAAGGTGTTGGACTACGCCCCGTACAAGTACATCTACCGTGTAGACTTGAAACTGGAGGGTAGAGAGAAGAACCCGTCTACGATAGGGTAA
- a CDS encoding DHH family phosphoesterase produces the protein MPAGVSQRGCRGRNPINRLRGLEVRVLLLLLSSGSYAHQIVLLRGAAPVDALAWCRSLLDGLGEPLLVHHWDADGIASAALLERIMGWRRRLVPRIGFYSAEAVTGQAPLRGAAGLVVVDYGVPQHLPAAAQALGATSIVYIDHHRAECPGGIACCNPVALGLGGEDEYPSTSLLLAWLLGAGREHLDLALVGLVSDLPGFTETRWAQLVEELERMQGFGLAELLKAVEAVDSCYPLLDTACIDHAVELLAAKGLAAVLDDPRLMEARRRFRELVGEALRDAEANAIREGAVIATEVAVDALVTPKVGRILAREHPDSVVIVQHWIPNLGKGMVYVRSRKHMVGWIAARARAMGYEAGGKDRVAVIHYYQQSQGGKIVEAVTRMLKDIL, from the coding sequence ATGCCGGCTGGGGTGTCCCAGCGGGGATGTAGAGGCCGCAACCCCATAAACCGCCTAAGGGGGCTTGAAGTCCGGGTCCTCCTCCTCCTCCTCTCCTCGGGGAGCTATGCTCACCAGATAGTGCTGCTTCGGGGTGCCGCGCCGGTGGATGCTCTGGCCTGGTGTCGCAGCCTCCTCGATGGGCTTGGGGAGCCGCTGCTGGTGCACCACTGGGACGCTGATGGTATCGCATCGGCGGCGCTTCTCGAGAGGATCATGGGTTGGAGGAGGCGCCTAGTGCCCCGTATAGGCTTCTACAGCGCCGAGGCTGTTACGGGCCAGGCGCCGCTGAGGGGTGCCGCTGGGCTGGTCGTGGTGGACTATGGCGTGCCGCAGCACCTCCCCGCGGCTGCACAGGCCCTAGGCGCAACCAGTATTGTCTACATTGACCACCACCGCGCCGAGTGCCCCGGCGGCATAGCCTGCTGCAACCCGGTAGCCCTGGGGCTAGGCGGGGAGGACGAGTATCCCTCCACGAGCCTCCTCCTGGCATGGCTGCTCGGTGCTGGGCGGGAGCACCTCGACCTGGCCCTTGTAGGCCTTGTCAGCGACCTCCCAGGATTCACCGAGACACGGTGGGCCCAGCTGGTGGAGGAGCTGGAGAGGATGCAGGGGTTCGGGCTGGCCGAGCTGCTGAAGGCTGTGGAGGCTGTTGACTCCTGCTACCCCCTCCTAGACACGGCATGCATAGACCACGCGGTGGAGCTGCTGGCGGCGAAGGGCCTCGCAGCCGTTCTGGACGACCCGAGGCTCATGGAGGCTCGTAGGAGGTTCCGGGAACTGGTGGGGGAGGCGCTGCGGGATGCTGAGGCGAATGCTATACGGGAGGGAGCAGTGATAGCCACCGAGGTCGCGGTGGACGCGCTGGTGACACCAAAGGTTGGCCGCATATTAGCCAGGGAGCACCCCGACAGCGTGGTTATCGTACAGCACTGGATACCAAACCTCGGCAAGGGAATGGTGTACGTGAGGAGCCGGAAACACATGGTGGGCTGGATAGCCGCCAGGGCACGCGCCATGGGCTACGAGGCGGGGGGCAAGGACCGAGTAGCAGTCATACACTACTACCAACAGAGCCAGGGCGGGAAGATAGTCGAGGCCGTGACGAGAATGCTGAAGGACATCCTTTAG
- a CDS encoding methionine synthase has protein sequence MAYRVPRAFPVTVVGSYPKMPEALEAIKLRKKGVIGEEEFHERVKPAIRSVVEDYLEAGVDIISDGEQSREDMVVYFAERIQGYEIGDWVRVFDNEYFRKPVVTARLEYVAPMAVMDWEYAQSISQGRPVKAIITGPYTMADWSFDLHYGDRRELVLELAKVLRREIEEFVRRGAQYIQVDEPALPARPRKEEAELVKEALEILFKGVEAKKIIHICYGRIEKLIPYILEFPVDQVDFEFKNSDFKLLPYLKEYGFDKELGYGVIDVHSTRVETVDEIVADVERLMKLDILPPEKIYLDPDCGLKRLPREIAKAKLKNLAEAARRLRKAYGYED, from the coding sequence TTGGCCTACCGGGTGCCCCGCGCGTTCCCCGTAACCGTGGTGGGCAGCTACCCGAAGATGCCGGAGGCTCTGGAGGCTATCAAGCTCCGGAAGAAAGGCGTTATAGGCGAGGAGGAATTCCATGAACGGGTCAAACCCGCCATAAGGAGCGTTGTCGAGGACTACCTCGAGGCCGGCGTAGACATAATCAGCGACGGGGAGCAGAGCAGGGAGGACATGGTAGTATACTTCGCCGAGAGGATCCAGGGCTACGAGATAGGGGACTGGGTCCGCGTCTTCGACAACGAGTACTTCAGGAAGCCCGTGGTAACCGCAAGGCTCGAGTACGTCGCACCAATGGCTGTCATGGACTGGGAGTACGCCCAGAGCATCTCCCAGGGCCGCCCAGTAAAGGCGATCATCACCGGCCCCTACACTATGGCTGACTGGAGCTTCGACCTACACTACGGCGACCGGCGCGAGCTGGTACTGGAGCTTGCAAAGGTGCTCCGGAGGGAGATAGAGGAGTTCGTCCGGAGGGGCGCCCAGTACATCCAAGTCGACGAGCCCGCCCTCCCCGCCAGGCCCCGCAAGGAGGAGGCTGAACTGGTGAAGGAGGCGCTCGAGATACTCTTCAAGGGTGTCGAGGCGAAGAAGATAATCCACATCTGCTACGGCAGGATCGAGAAGCTGATACCATACATCCTCGAGTTCCCCGTGGACCAGGTAGACTTCGAGTTCAAGAACTCTGACTTCAAGCTACTACCATACCTCAAAGAGTACGGTTTCGACAAGGAGCTAGGCTACGGCGTGATAGACGTCCACTCAACCCGCGTAGAAACCGTGGACGAGATCGTAGCCGACGTCGAGCGCCTAATGAAGCTCGACATACTCCCACCAGAGAAGATCTACCTAGACCCAGACTGTGGCCTCAAACGCCTCCCAAGAGAGATCGCCAAGGCCAAGCTGAAGAACCTAGCAGAGGCGGCAAGGAGGCTACGGAAAGCATACGGCTACGAGGACTAA
- the porB gene encoding pyruvate synthase subunit PorB: MAVNLRTLPKKRYVLPGTAACPGCPEAMGLRFLGMALGEKAVLVVPAGCTSVIQGLGPKQATNMPILNIVFAASAATASGLSRALKRRGVDAQVVVWAGDGGTADIGFQALSAAAERGEDIIYICVDNEAYMNTGIQRSGLTPYGAWTTTTHTGKRESKKPMPQIVAAHRVPYVATASVGYPWDFIAKLRKAASIRGFKYIHLHAPCPVGWRFDPGLTVHIAKLAVETGAWILYEYENGRLKLNPPSNKLIDPSKRKPVEEYLKLQGRFRHFKPEDVQRFKEDIERNWQEIIAILKAQGDLK, from the coding sequence GTGGCTGTTAACTTGAGGACGCTACCCAAGAAGAGGTATGTGCTGCCAGGTACAGCGGCGTGCCCCGGCTGCCCAGAGGCTATGGGGCTACGCTTCCTCGGCATGGCCCTGGGCGAGAAGGCTGTCCTGGTCGTCCCAGCAGGCTGCACATCCGTCATCCAGGGCCTCGGACCAAAGCAGGCAACGAATATGCCGATACTAAACATAGTCTTCGCCGCTAGTGCTGCCACAGCCAGCGGGCTCTCCCGCGCACTGAAGAGGAGAGGCGTCGATGCCCAGGTGGTGGTGTGGGCTGGCGACGGCGGCACGGCCGACATAGGCTTCCAGGCGCTTAGCGCTGCGGCGGAGAGGGGCGAGGACATCATATACATCTGTGTGGACAACGAGGCCTACATGAACACTGGCATCCAGAGGAGCGGCTTGACACCCTATGGCGCCTGGACAACCACGACCCACACCGGCAAGCGGGAGTCGAAGAAGCCGATGCCCCAGATAGTAGCTGCGCATAGGGTGCCATACGTAGCCACGGCGAGTGTTGGCTATCCATGGGACTTCATAGCAAAGCTGAGGAAGGCGGCGAGCATCCGTGGCTTCAAGTACATACACCTCCACGCCCCGTGCCCGGTGGGCTGGAGATTCGACCCCGGGCTAACAGTCCACATAGCAAAGCTAGCAGTGGAGACGGGCGCCTGGATACTCTACGAGTACGAGAACGGCAGGCTCAAACTCAACCCGCCAAGCAACAAGCTCATAGACCCGTCGAAGAGGAAGCCGGTGGAGGAGTACCTCAAGCTGCAGGGCCGCTTCCGCCACTTCAAGCCAGAGGACGTACAGAGGTTCAAGGAGGATATTGAGAGGAACTGGCAGGAGATAATAGCGATACTGAAGGCACAGGGAGACCTAAAGTAG